CAGGATGCGGCGCTGGTAGAGCGCCTCGTAGAGAGCGGCGCCGTCCCCCCCCGGAGGTGTGGCGAAGACATAGTTGCCGCTGGAAGGGATGACCTGGAAGCCGAGCCGCAGGAGCTCCGCGGTAAACCGTTCGCGGGTTTCCCGGATCCTCGCCACGCAGGAGCGGAAGTATTCCTGGTCCTTCAGCGCCGCTGCTGCCGCCGCCTGAGCGAGGCGGTCCAGGTTGTAGTGGTCCCTGATCTTGTTCAGCGCATCTATGACCTGCGGCCTCGCGATGGCAAGCCCGAGGCGCATCCCCGCGAGGGAGTAGCTCTTGGAGAAGGTGCGGGTCACCACCACGTTCTCGTGGCTCTTCACGAGCTCGAGAGAGTTCTCATCCGCGAAGTCCGCATACGCCTCGTCCACCACCAGCATCCCGTCGATCCGCTCGGCAAGGGAGGCGATGAAGCTCTGGGAATAGGTGAATCCCAGCGGGGCATTTGGATTGGTGAGAAAGAAGAGCTTCCCCTGGTACCGCTCCGGCAGCCCGGCGATCTGGAAGTCGTCGGTGAGCCCGAAGGTGCGGACCCTTGCCCCCTGGATGTTGGTAAGGGTGCCGTAGTAGGAGTAGGACGGGTGGACGTAGGCCACCTCCTCACCCTCACCGGCAAAGGCCCTGATCAGGTTGTTCAGCACCTCGTCGGAGCCGTTCGCCATGATAACCCACGACGGGTCGAAACCGTAGAGGCGCCCTGCCTCCTCCCGCGCGAGCCGGCTTGCGGCGTCCGGGTAGCGGCGCAGCCCCTCCCCCGCCTCGGCAGCGATGGCGGCGAGAACCGAAGGTGCCGGCGGGTACGGGTTCTCGTTCGTGTTGAGCTTGATGTACGATGCGGCATCCGCCGGCTGGAAGCCGGGGACATACCCCGCCATCTCTGCGATATTTTGCCTCAAGGGGATCATGGGTGCTCCTTTCCTCTTCTGCCTTCTATCAGTACTCTTCCAGAATCTCGTACACGGTCGTGCGCCGGGCGGGGGTGAAGCCGGCGCCGCGGATCAGCTCGATCATCTCCTGCTGCGACATGCGGAACTGGCATCCCGCAGCCGCCACCACGTTTTCTTCCAGCATGGTACCGCCGAGGTCGTCCGCGCCGAAGGAGAGCGCCACCTGCGCAAGCTTCGCCCCTTGCGTCACCCAGCTCGCCTGCAGGTGCGGGACGTTTCGCAGCACGAGGCGGGAGAGCGCGAGCACCTTCAGGTACTCCACCCCCGTCGCCCCCTCGCCCCCGAGCTCGGTGTTCCCCGGCTGGTACGTCCAGGGGATGAAGGCGGTGAAGCTCCCCCCGGCGTCCTGCAGGTCGCGGATCCTGAAGAGGTGCTCCACGATGTCCTCAGGCCGCTCGCGGCTGCCAAACATCATCGTCGCCGTGGTGGGTAGCCCGAGCGCCGCCGCCTCGCGCATCACCGCGGCCCACCCCTGCCACCCTATCTTCTTCGGGGATATCTCCTGCCGCACGCTGTCGACGAGGATCTCCGCCCCGCCCCCCGGAACAGAGTCGAGCCCCGCCCCCTTCAGCCGGAGGAGCGCCTCGCGCACGGTGAGCCCGGAGAGCTCGGCCACGTGGGTGATCTCCGCGGGGGAGAGTGAGTGGTTCTGCAGCTTCGGAAAGCGCCCCTTGATGGTGCGGAAGAGCTCCTCGAAGTAGTCGATGGTGAGGGAGGGGTGCAATCCCCCCTGCATCAGGAGCTGGGTTCCCCCCTGCGCCACCAGTTCCTCGATCTTTTGCAGGATGACCGCGGTCTCCAGCAGGTAGGCGTCCGGGTCCTCGACATTGCGGTAGAACGCGCAGAACTTGCACTGCGACTGGCAGACGTTTGTGTAGTTCACGTTGCGGTCGACGACGAAGCTGACCCGCCCCACCGGATGCATGGCGCGGCGCACCCCGTCGGCGAGGATGCCGACCGCCAGGAGATCCCCCTCGGTCAGGCACCAGAGCGCCTCCGCCGCGTCGAGCGGCTCCGCAGCGGCTATTTTTTTGGAAATCGTCTCCAGCATATCGTCACCTGATTCTGTCGGACCGGTCCGACCTAGTACACTCGCAACTCGCGGTACAGCGTGTCCCGCTCCACCGGAACCCTCCCCGCCTTCCTGATGAGGGAGATGATGCCGTCGCGGCTCATGGTCTGCGGGGTGGCGGCGCCCGCCTCGTGGCCTATGCGCTCCTCCACCACTGTCCCGTCAAGGTCGTTCACGCCGAAGGCGAGGGACACCTGGGCGATCTTCTCCCCCAGCATGACCCAGTACGCCTTCACATTCGCGAAGTTGTCCAGGTAGATCCGAGCCACCGCGAGGGTGCGCAGGTCGTCGACGCCGGTCGTGCCCCCACCCGCAATCTTCAGCTCGGAGTGCTCCGGCTGGAAGGCGAGCGGGATGAAAACCTGGAACCCTCCGGTTCGGTCCTGCACCTCCCTCAGGCGGCGCATGTGGTCCACCCGGTCCGCCACGCTCTCCAGGTGGCCGTAGAGCATGGTGGCGTTCGACTTGAGCCCGCTGCGATGCACCTCTTCCATGATGGCGAGCCACTGCTCGCCCGAAATCTTCTCGGGGCAGAGCTGGTTTCGCACCTCCGGTGCAAAGATCTCGGCCCCCCCGCCCGGAAGCGATCCGAGTCCCGCCTCTTTCAGGCGCTCCAGCGTCTGCGGGATGGAGAGCTCCGCCAGCCCCGCGAGGTAGGCGATCTCCACCGCGGTGAAGGCCTTTATGTGCAGGGAGGGTGACACTGCGCGGATGGTGGAGAGAAGCTCCAGGTACCAGGAAAAGGGGAGCTCCGGGTGGAGGCCTCCGACTACGTGGATCTCCGTCGCACCCTGCGCCAGCGCCTCCTCGGCGCGCTCCCGGACCTCGTCAAGGGACAGGAGATACCCCCCCGGCTCGTCGGCGCTGCGGAAAAAGGCGCAAAAGCGGCAGCGGTTCACGCAGATGTTCGTATGGTTTATGTGGCGGTTCACGTTGAAGAAGACCTTTTCTCCGTTCTTCTTCCTGTTCACCGCCGCGGCAAGCTCGCCGACCTCCAGGAGGTTCGGGTGCCGGTACAGGGCGAGCGCCTCCTCCTCGGAGATCCTTACTCCCGCCTCGACCTTATCCGCTATCTCCTTGAACAGAGTCGTCATTTATCCCCCCAGCGCTTGAAAAGAGCGTGCTCCGCCCCGAGGAGATCGAGGAGTTTCCCCACCAGGAAATCGACCAGATCTTCCAGCGTCTGCGGCTTGTGGTAAAAACCGGGCATCGCCGGGACGATCTTCACGCCGAGGCGGGAGAGGGTCAGCATGTGCTCCAGGTGGATGGCGTTTAGCGGGGTCTCCCGCGGCACCAGGATGAGCGGACGCCCTTCCTTCAGCATGACATCGGCGGCGCGCTCCAGAAGTGACCCGGAGTTTCCGGTCGCGATCCGGGAAAGGGTTCCCATGGAGCAGGGGCAGACGATCATGGCGTCCGGCGCCGAGGAGCCGCTGGCGATCGGCGCAAGCCAGTTGTCCGCCGCAAAGAAGGAGAGCGCCTCGGGGGAGGCCGAGAAATGCTCCCGCACCGTCTTCGCAACCTCGTCTTCGCTGCCGCTCCAGTCGAGACCGCACTCCTCTTTCAGCACCGCAAACCCTGCGGCCGACACGAGGAGAGAGAGCCGGTTCCCCCCCCGCAGGAGCTCCTCGGCGAGCCGCAGCCCGTACACCGCACCGGAGGCGCCGGTAATGGCGAGGACGAAGTGCTTCACAGGGAACCCCGGACGATGTCGGCGAGGGTCGCGAGGAAAAGGGTCACGCTTATGTAGCCGTTCATGTTGAAAAAGGCCGCGTCGAGCTTTCCGAGGTCCCCGCCGCGCAGGAGGTGGTGCTCGTACAGAAGCATCCCGCAGACGGCGATTAAGCCGGCCAGGTAGCAGGGGCCAAGGTGCATGGTCAGGTAGAGCCCCAGCAGGAAGACGCAGGCGACAACATGAAAGACGCGGGCGATCCAGAGGGAACCATTGACCCCGAAGCGGGCCGGGATGGAGTGGAGGCCGCTCTTCTTGTCGAAGTCGAGGTCCTGCAGCGCGTAGAGA
The DNA window shown above is from Geomonas sp. RF6 and carries:
- the hisC gene encoding histidinol-phosphate transaminase, giving the protein MIPLRQNIAEMAGYVPGFQPADAASYIKLNTNENPYPPAPSVLAAIAAEAGEGLRRYPDAASRLAREEAGRLYGFDPSWVIMANGSDEVLNNLIRAFAGEGEEVAYVHPSYSYYGTLTNIQGARVRTFGLTDDFQIAGLPERYQGKLFFLTNPNAPLGFTYSQSFIASLAERIDGMLVVDEAYADFADENSLELVKSHENVVVTRTFSKSYSLAGMRLGLAIARPQVIDALNKIRDHYNLDRLAQAAAAAALKDQEYFRSCVARIRETRERFTAELLRLGFQVIPSSGNYVFATPPGGDGAALYEALYQRRILVRHFTDPLLRHGVRISIGTAEEMAKTVETIAQIVA
- the mqnC gene encoding cyclic dehypoxanthinyl futalosine synthase — protein: MLETISKKIAAAEPLDAAEALWCLTEGDLLAVGILADGVRRAMHPVGRVSFVVDRNVNYTNVCQSQCKFCAFYRNVEDPDAYLLETAVILQKIEELVAQGGTQLLMQGGLHPSLTIDYFEELFRTIKGRFPKLQNHSLSPAEITHVAELSGLTVREALLRLKGAGLDSVPGGGAEILVDSVRQEISPKKIGWQGWAAVMREAAALGLPTTATMMFGSRERPEDIVEHLFRIRDLQDAGGSFTAFIPWTYQPGNTELGGEGATGVEYLKVLALSRLVLRNVPHLQASWVTQGAKLAQVALSFGADDLGGTMLEENVVAAAGCQFRMSQQEMIELIRGAGFTPARRTTVYEILEEY
- the mqnE gene encoding aminofutalosine synthase MqnE — encoded protein: MTTLFKEIADKVEAGVRISEEEALALYRHPNLLEVGELAAAVNRKKNGEKVFFNVNRHINHTNICVNRCRFCAFFRSADEPGGYLLSLDEVRERAEEALAQGATEIHVVGGLHPELPFSWYLELLSTIRAVSPSLHIKAFTAVEIAYLAGLAELSIPQTLERLKEAGLGSLPGGGAEIFAPEVRNQLCPEKISGEQWLAIMEEVHRSGLKSNATMLYGHLESVADRVDHMRRLREVQDRTGGFQVFIPLAFQPEHSELKIAGGGTTGVDDLRTLAVARIYLDNFANVKAYWVMLGEKIAQVSLAFGVNDLDGTVVEERIGHEAGAATPQTMSRDGIISLIRKAGRVPVERDTLYRELRVY
- a CDS encoding UbiX family flavin prenyltransferase translates to MKHFVLAITGASGAVYGLRLAEELLRGGNRLSLLVSAAGFAVLKEECGLDWSGSEDEVAKTVREHFSASPEALSFFAADNWLAPIASGSSAPDAMIVCPCSMGTLSRIATGNSGSLLERAADVMLKEGRPLILVPRETPLNAIHLEHMLTLSRLGVKIVPAMPGFYHKPQTLEDLVDFLVGKLLDLLGAEHALFKRWGDK